In Balaenoptera ricei isolate mBalRic1 chromosome 7, mBalRic1.hap2, whole genome shotgun sequence, a single window of DNA contains:
- the ATP5MC3 gene encoding ATP synthase F(0) complex subunit C3, mitochondrial: protein MFACAKLACTPALIRAGSRVAYRPISASVLSRPEARTGESSAVFNGAQNGVSQLIQREFQTSAVSRDIDTAAKFIGAGAATVGVAGSGAGIGTVFGSLIIGYARNPSLKQQLFSYAILGFALSEAMGLFCLMVAFLILFAM from the exons ATGTTCGCCTGCGCCAAGCTCGCCTGCACCCCAGCTCTG ATCCGAGCTGGATCCAGAGTTGCATACAGACCAATTTCTGCATCAGTGTTATCTCGACCGGAGGCTAGGACTGGAGAG AGCTCTGCGGTATTTAATGGGGCCCAGAATGGTGTGTCTCAGTTAATCCAAAGGGAGTTCCAGACCAGTGCAGTCAGCAGAGACATTGATACTGCGGCCAAATTTATAGGTGCAGGTGCTGCAACAGTAGGAGTGGCCGGTTCTGGTGCTGGTATTGGCACAGTCTTCGGCAGCCTCATCATTGGTTACGCCAG AAACCCTTCGCTGAAACAGCAGCTGTTCTCATATGCTATCCTGGGATTTGCCTTGTCTGAAGCTATGGGTCTCTTTTGTTTGATGGTTGCTTTCTTGATTTTGTTTGCCATGTAA